The segment atatacactcgcacatgcacacatgctcacacacacacacacacacacacacacacacacacacacacacacacacaagcacacaaagtcacacacagacatacatacacAGACATCCAGATACACTCAGgcacacagacactcacatacATACAGACACATACTCGCAAAAACAGACATACACACTGACAGACCCagggacacacacagacacacactcacgcatgtagacacacgcacacacagctttacctacacacatatacactctGCATCTACTGTATGTTATCTATTTCcttttgattttatacacctataagatcatccttcattaTCTTGCGCTACAAGGCTACTTTTTGGATAAAACATTAAACTAAGTGTCTGGCTGCTCTCTCGGGTGGTCTGTGAATAAgcaatcgatggtcggcatggacacggtgggtcaaagtcctatttccatgctgtatccttcaatcaattcaatcaatcaattcatgatttttaaatgtattgAATTTTTGTTGTGTATTGTGTTATCTCCGAGTACTTAGTTTGTTGAcctgttacgctgctgcaagtaagagttgcaTTGTTCTGTTTTTGATAAAATGACAGTTAAATTCATGACTCTAGACTTACATGTTGCATGAAGGTCTAAGGTGTGTTTCCTTAGCTATTgctggcagcaactcgaccacagcgccaccatgccgtcccagacattttgtatctttttattctctcttctcTGAAGGTGAGACATTGAATGTCAACATACACTAGTGAGGACAGGAGGGGGCTTcaatttaattccccttcctCCGTAAGACTCTAAGGTTTGTCAGTCACGATTTGGGCTCTGGAGGGGGTAATTGAACCCGATGACCTTCAGATGGAAAAGTCTCTGAGTCACAGCTGGTTATAACATTTCCCTTTTACTAAACCAAGGTATCCCGCTGTTTGCACAAGTCAGGCAGGCAAAGCACATGGAATAGAACTTAGCACGGAGCAGTAAGCTTGCAAAAGAGAAGCGGTGGGTAAAAAATACATTAAACTCCCAGAAGAAATGaagcttaaaaaaaaaacataaggtGGTTCAACGTGTGAATAAATGATGGGCTAAACAAGCTGAAGCCTGAAAGGACTGTGTTCATGACCGATCTGAGACACTCCAACAACGTCACAACTTCCCTTTAAATATAGGTCGGAGTGTGCAAACATTCAGTGCCTCCCTGGGCCGCTAACTCGGCATCCTGGTTTAGATTCTTCTGCTGGCTTCGCCGGGAGGTATCCCAGCCTTCAGGATTGCTGTCTGGATATTTGGGATTTCACCATGGCAGGACCAAACATCATCTGGGTTGCTTGTGTGTGCATTGCAATAATGTCCATGGCCACAGCACAGTCATCCAGGTCGAAACCTAAAACTGGTAAAGATAATCAAAGTCTcattctatatatatgtgtgtgtgtgatatatagTATAACTGTGATATGTAGTGTGTGATATATTGTGTGAGTGTGATTATTAGGGTGTGATATGTGGTGCcatgtatagtgttagtgtggtctGTGGTGTGTGATATATAGTGTGTGATATATGGTGCAtaatatagtgttagtgtgatatGTAGTGTGTGTGACGTAAATAGTGTATGTGATACAGTGTATGGTATACAATGTGTAGGTGCATGTGTGATATGCAGTGTATGTATATGCGTTTATGATATgtagtgtgcgcctgtgtgttaaaatgttgtgtgtgtctgtgtgtgtgctatGTAGCACGTGTGTAATGTGTAGCATGTTTGAATGATATGTAACGTGTACGTCTGCGTGCGtgcatgcagagaaatgtgagcagATTCTCTGCTCTGTGTGAGTGAAAGAATGAATGTTCAGTTCCTTTAtggccatgtgtaccaaggtacagtgaaaagtttttgttttgtgttaagAAAATGATTTCTCTGTGAACAGAAGAAAATGATTTCTCTGTGAATGTGTGAGCACGAGTATGTGTGCATGTAAATGCTATTCTGTGGTGTTTACTTGCACATGTGCATTGTGTTTTTGTGGTGGGGGGTGTAGTTGCCGATGGTGATTGAAAAGGGAGGCAGATGCCATCAAAGCCACTAGGATAAGAGTCACACTACAACAGTGCACGACATAAAGTCTGTGAGATGCctcctgtgtgtgtatgtgtgtgtatgtccatcagtgtgactgtgtgtgtgtatgtgtgtgtaggtctatgtgtctgtgtctgtgtgtgtctgtgtatgttcaatggttcaatggtgcattaattgtcacatgtgcaaacaaacagtgaaattattttcttacatacagtaCAATATTGCCAGACTTAAGCACATCCTCGATTAGCAAATGTACAGAAGTATTCCACTGGTCCTGCATGCAAGttgcgcgcgcgcgcgcgtgtgtgtacgtgtggtgtgtgtacgtgtggtgtgtgtgtctgaCTGAGTCTATATCTGTGCTGACACAAAACTTTGTGTATTTAAGAGCTGCCTGTATATATGATGCCCACCTTACCACACCAGTAGAAAATATTCACGGTATGAAGAGAAAGGAATCCTGCACTGacaataatgattttttttagaAAGCTTTCTGTAATAAAAGAATTAACGATTCCCCTCAAATTATGTAGGTTAAGTTTATGCATCTTTAAGTAGAATGTGCTTGATCCTCAGCAGTAGGTTTGCCACCCAAGTCGTCTTACTTTGGAATGAAGGTTTCTGGACTCTGCACTGCTGCAATGTTTTTCTAAGCCTGTGTAAACTGGAAATGTCTCTCAGTTTAAACGCCATGAATGAACTGATAGAGCAAAGTTTGATTAATGTTGCTATTGCTGGTATTCACACGGAGTCAGCAAAGTGGTTTTGGTTTCAGTCATTTTGACCCTTTTATTCAGGTAGTGAAAAAATATCCTTTCCAATGGAATGGATCTAATCATCAGCAGGAGAACGAGGGGACTGGAACTaaaacctttagactttagactttactttagacatacagggtggaaacaggccttgcagcccactgagtccgcgctaaccagcgatcacctcgtacactgccactatcctacacaaaaggggacaatatataattttaccgaagccaattaacacaaaaactgcacgtctttgaaatgtgggaggaaaccggagcacccggagaaaaacccacgcagtcacaggcagaatgcacaactccatgcagacagcacccgtattcaggatcaaacccaggtctctggttcagtaatgcatcaactctaccgctgcaccactgtaccgccctgaAGAAGAAGAATTTATTCTCTGACTAGTTCTGCTATTTTTCGGGAATGATAAATTTATTTCCCGTTGTGTTATCATCATTCCTAAAGTGTATGCACAGAGCTTGAAATCTAAAAGCTAACATTTGTTGCCAGTGTAACTTAGCTCAACAGTTATTTGCAAAGACCATGTAAATACAATGGGTCTATTAGTCAGTGTTGATTGCCAGACTCACATTGAGATCTTGCTTGGGCAGTGACAAAGCTCCCATTGTGACCCCACTGGTGGTTAACATTCAGACTTATTTCTAATATTCCTGTGCAGGTTTGTCAGAACTCTTCAACATCCTAGCTACTTTCAATGAAGAAATAAaaccataagacatgggagcagaattaggccatttggcccgttgagTCCACCCCACCATTTAATCAGGGCCGGTTCATATTTCCCACtcaatccccattctcctgccttctccccgtaacctttgagtcccttgctaatcaagaacctatcaatctccgctttaaaaatacccaatgacttggcctccactgtcttctgcggcaatgaattctacagatttaccaccttctggctaaagaaattcctcctcatctccattcttttattctgaggctgtgccctctggttctaaactCTCCCATTCCCATCAATGACTGAAGAGTTGCTTTCATTTGGCAACTTTTTCATCTTGTGCCATTGCTTTCAATTGATTGCTTTTTTATAGACCTGGATTCCTCAATTTATTGAGTGTGCAATTTTTCACAATGCAATGTCTTCCCTCAATTAACGCATGTGACTGGTGGCTTAAATGTGTCAGAAGGTTTGctttttttccattttgttttCTTCTGCTTTTCTACAGTGCCATTACATTCTTTTCAGGGTAATTTGAGGTGCCTTTTGTTGAGGTATTTTTGAAGTACAGTCACCAATTTAATGGTGAAAACATGAGATTAAATTTAAGCTGAACGAGTTTACACACCATCAATGTGTTGAGTAAAACAATCTGCCTTTAGGCATCAATATTGAGATAAACATTGCATAGGACACCAGGGAAAAACTCCCCAGGCCATCTCAGTAGCTCCAAAAGACCATTTATATTCAACTGAGAGAATAGCTAGTCTATATGTTCTATGGTCTTGCTTTGAGCCCTTGCCTAAGAAATGTTGCCTCTGAGAATGTCACACTCTATCGTCACTGAACTGGAGAACATGTGTTCAGTCGGCGAGACCAAAAGTAGACTGGGAGATTGCTTCGCTGAATACCTACGATCACtctgccttggcctacgcaatctccaggttgccaaacattttaactccccttcccattcccacactgacctttctgtcctaggccttctccactgtcagagtgaggccacatgcaaattggatgaacagcacctcatatttcgcttgggtaacttgcaacccagcagtatgaatactgatttctctaatttcaagtagcccttacattccctctctctcggcccctctcccaccccagtcttactgccagttccactgttcgcatccatacatcccttcattatcacctgttccacagccaacaatggacccttgtgggcttcacctttccttggtgattggtgctggctctgatttgttttgtaccttttcatacctctagcttTCCTCtcccccgagtctgaagaagtgtcccgacccaaaacattacccattccttttctttcagagatgctgcctgacccactgagttactccagcattttgtgtctctcttccctctagagatactgcctgacccgctgagttactccagcactctgtttctttTCTTCGTTGCAGCATTTAATTTTTTGGTCCGATCTGAAAATAATACAGGGTTGCTGAAGGTGTAGAGTGAGGAGTCTTGTCGGAAGACTTGGCGTAGCTGTTCAAGTCCCCTACAGAGACTTTCAGTCACATTTATGACAGGAACGTGTGTTGGTTGTTGCTGATGCCTCTGGTTCGCACATTGTGATCGCACATACTGGCTTCACTTAGGGACCTGTGGTAAGAGAGCTCCATCTTCTGGAACAAAGCAGGAATTGAATAACCTGCAGGCTGAAAAAATCGTTTGCATGAGGATGGTGCATTGATAGTGGATAGGCATGTGCGTGCCACGAAGCATTGTTATGAATGCATAAATTGCAATACTTGGCCCtggctctcctctctcccagctttcttcccccccacacaatcattctgaagtagggtcccgacccaaaacgtcacctcaatgggtcaatggttcaatggtgcttttattgtcacatgtgcaaagggcTAAcacacagtccagtagagtaacgCCATTGCCGatccatgttgcctgacccggtcagttactccagcacttggtgtccttttttgtaaaccagcgtctgcagttcctggtttctacgtTTACGCATTGTAATGTATTCACCAACTCTCCATCCCGTGCTAATCCCACACAGAGATTTATCTTCCTCTTGCTGGGCTAGTGAGGTTTTTGTGGAAGTGAAGATAGGTTCATGCTTAGTTTATTGCTGTCACTGTACCAAgggaggaaaagggagagggaggatgtTGTGAGTGGTTAccaaacattggagaattcaatgttcataccgttgtgtTGTAAGTGGCGCAGgtggaatatgaggcgctgttgttCCAGTGTCCTTGTGGCATCACTCtgacagagaatggagggatatggttcatgtgTCAGCAGACGAAATtcgtttatcttggtatcatgtttgacgcaggcattgtgggccaaagagccgttTCCGGTATGTTCTGACTGGAACACTGCCTTGGGGAGGCACAGGCAGGTGTCCCCACCTGAGTTCATAACTTCCTTCCCAATCACTAAAATTGCAGGGAAAGCAACGATATACGCCAAGTAAACCGAGTACAACAATATTGCCAGTGGCGACTTTCAGTGCAGTAATCTCCCTGATTACAGGTAGCTCAGATTCACCAGGAACAAACCCTGGTAAAATACGCATTACCtgactcaggaacggcttcttcatTATCAGGCTTTTAAACAATCCTTCCACAAGCTAAGGTACtatttgattcacctctacccccttgcagacattggacttgttctatggaactgatgcgctacaatgccgagaactagattctgtactctgtatcttcccctttgctctacctattgtacttgagtttgacttgatcatGTTTAAGTATCGTGTTATCTGagttaagataggcacaaagtcatggagtaactcagtgggtcaggcagcactggatgggtaacgtttcgggtcgggacccttattccgaatgaagaaaggtcctgactcgaaatatcacccagcaaattttctccagagatgctgcctgacccactgagtaactccagcactttttgtcgatctttggtacaaaccagcatctgcagttctttgtttctacgtgttatctgatatgtttggatagcacggaaaaacaacgtttttcactgtacgtgGGTATACATGAcgataataaagctaaacctaagtGAGATTAGTCCAGATAGGCATCTGATGGCCATTATGGACCTGGgtttgtttctgtactgtatgactctacgaagcTCTCACCACTAATTGCTGCATTGCATGACTGAGTGCTGACAGAGCAGTGTTGCCGCTGGTCGTTTGCGAAGATATGACGATCGCTGTCCTCAGTCGCAGACACTAAGTCAAGCTTCGAGCGAAGCATCTCAAATATACTCTTCATTTTGTTCCGGCTAAACGACAGGTAAAGAGGATTTGAGGAATGAGATCGACAAACTGTGGCGAGAAGTAAACACGCTGAAGGAGTCGCAGGCACTTCAGACTGGTGAGTAATCCAAATGGAGCAGCTACATGAATcactaataaaccaataccaatgccagTAACTATTGCCCTTCCTCATACTAACTACCATCACGCCAATCAGTATTAACGCCATACACAGAAATCCTtgtagactttagagtttagagatacagcgcgaagcaggccctttggcccaccgagtccgtgccgaccagcaatctctcatacaccagcactatcctacacactagggatcatttacgatttatcgaagccaactaacctacaaaacctgtatgactttggagtgtgggaggtaaacagagcacccagagaaaacccatgccatcacagggagaatgtaccaactccgcacagacagcacccatagtcaggattgaacctgggtctcaggcgctgtaaggcagcaactctaccgctgtgccaccatgccgcccctgtgCAGTCCTGTCCCTGTTCACTCACAGTCACTACCTCCATCTTGGGAATGGTCCTCACCATGTTCCCAGTACCCGGCCTACTGTAAAGAGCACAACATGAATTAAAGTTCCTCTTCTCCCCCCACAGTTTGCCTAAGAGGGATAAAAGTTCACAAGAAGTGTTACCTGGCAGCGAAGGTCGCAAAGAGGTACCACGCTGCCAATGAAGATTGTATCGCCCAAGGAGGAACCTTGAGCACCCCACGAGACATCTCTGAAAGCAACTCTATCCGCAGCTATGCCAAGAAGAGCCTGAATGGGGCAAAGGACTTCTGGATAGGGGTCAACGACATGACCTCTGAGGGCAAGTTCGTCGACGTCAATGGAATAGCAATTAATTACCTCAACTGGGACCGGAATGAGCCACGTGGTGGGACCCGTGAGAATTGTGCAGCGGCGTCTATTAGCGGCAAATGGTCGGACGAAGTGTGTCGTAACGAGAAGAAATATATTTGTGAATACCTAATTCCTTAGAGCCTACTGCCTACTCCAGAGTGGTTTTGGTCATAACCTTTCTGGCATTCATTTTTCAATGGAAGGTGTTGAAATAAGTATCTTCATGGATGTGCATTTTTCAATGATATCAAACAGTGATGGGTGGAAATTAATGTAGACAATTGTACATTAATATCAACATCACACATGCTGCCCAATTTattcattatttagtttagtttagagatacagcagggaaacaggtcttttgtcccaccgagtccatgctgaccagcgatcctcgcacactcacac is part of the Rhinoraja longicauda isolate Sanriku21f chromosome 6, sRhiLon1.1, whole genome shotgun sequence genome and harbors:
- the clec3a gene encoding tetranectin-like protein is translated as MAGPNIIWVACVCIAIMSMATAQSSRSKPKTGKEDLRNEIDKLWREVNTLKESQALQTVCLRGIKVHKKCYLAAKVAKRYHAANEDCIAQGGTLSTPRDISESNSIRSYAKKSLNGAKDFWIGVNDMTSEGKFVDVNGIAINYLNWDRNEPRGGTRENCAAASISGKWSDEVCRNEKKYICEYLIP